One Pseudomonas brassicacearum genomic region harbors:
- the cysT gene encoding sulfate ABC transporter permease subunit CysT has product MSRRISPVIPGFGLTLGYTLVYLSLIVLIPLAAMFVHAAQLTWEQFWAIISAPRVLAALKLSFGTALYAAIINGVIGTLLAWVLVRYTFPGRKIIDAMIDLPFALPTAVAGIALTALYAPTGLVGQFATDLGFKIAYTPLGITLALTFVTLPFVVRTVQPVLADIPREVEEAAACLGAKPWQVFRHILVPALLPAWLTGFALAFARGVGEYGSVIFIAGNMPMKTEILPLLIMVKLDQYDYTGATSIGVLMLVVSFVLLLLINLLQRRIETP; this is encoded by the coding sequence ATGTCGCGTCGCATATCCCCCGTCATACCCGGCTTCGGGCTGACGCTGGGCTACACCCTGGTGTACCTCAGTCTGATTGTGCTCATACCCCTGGCGGCGATGTTCGTGCATGCCGCTCAACTCACCTGGGAACAGTTCTGGGCGATCATCTCGGCGCCACGGGTGCTGGCTGCCTTGAAGCTCAGCTTCGGCACCGCGCTGTACGCCGCGATCATCAACGGTGTGATCGGTACGTTGCTGGCCTGGGTGTTGGTGCGCTACACCTTCCCCGGCCGCAAGATCATCGACGCGATGATCGACCTGCCGTTCGCCCTGCCCACCGCCGTGGCCGGCATCGCCCTGACAGCGTTGTACGCGCCGACCGGCCTGGTGGGCCAGTTCGCCACTGACCTGGGGTTCAAGATCGCCTATACGCCGCTGGGCATCACCTTGGCACTGACGTTCGTGACGCTGCCGTTCGTGGTGCGCACGGTGCAGCCGGTGCTGGCTGATATTCCCCGTGAAGTCGAAGAAGCTGCCGCCTGCCTCGGTGCCAAGCCGTGGCAGGTGTTCCGCCATATCCTGGTTCCGGCGTTGCTGCCGGCCTGGTTGACCGGCTTCGCCCTGGCGTTTGCCCGTGGCGTGGGCGAGTACGGTTCGGTGATTTTCATCGCCGGCAACATGCCGATGAAAACCGAGATCCTGCCGCTGTTGATCATGGTCAAGCTCGACCAATACGACTACACCGGCGCCACCTCCATCGGCGTGCTGATGCTGGTGGTTTCCTTCGTCCTGTTGCTGCTGATCAACCTGCTGCAGCGGCGCATCGAAACCCCATAA
- a CDS encoding sulfate/molybdate ABC transporter ATP-binding protein encodes MSIEVRNVSKNFNAFRALDDISLDIQSGELVALLGPSGCGKTTLLRIIAGLETPDHGNIVFHGEDVSGHDVRDRNVGFVFQHYALFRHMTVFDNVAFGLRMKPKNQRPNESQIATKVHELLNMVQLDWLADRYPEQLSGGQRQRIALARALAVEPKVLLLDEPFGALDAKVRKELRRWLARLHEDINLTSVFVTHDQEEAMEVADRIVVMNKGVIEQIGSPGDVYENPASDFVYHFLGDSNRLHLGEDRHVLFRPHEVSLSRSELEDHHAAEVRDIRPLGATTRVTLKVEGQSELIEAEVVKDHDSLVGLAKGETLFFKPKVWQKVANL; translated from the coding sequence ATGTCGATCGAAGTTCGTAACGTCAGCAAGAATTTCAACGCCTTCAGGGCCCTGGACGACATCAGCCTGGACATCCAGAGCGGTGAATTGGTCGCGTTGCTGGGCCCGTCGGGTTGCGGCAAGACCACGCTGTTGCGGATCATCGCCGGCCTCGAAACGCCGGACCATGGCAACATCGTGTTCCACGGCGAGGACGTGTCCGGCCACGATGTGCGTGATCGCAACGTCGGTTTCGTGTTCCAGCACTACGCCTTGTTCCGCCACATGACGGTGTTCGATAACGTCGCTTTCGGCCTGCGCATGAAGCCCAAGAATCAACGCCCGAACGAAAGCCAGATCGCGACCAAGGTCCACGAACTGCTGAACATGGTGCAGCTGGATTGGCTCGCCGACCGCTACCCTGAGCAGCTGTCCGGCGGCCAGCGCCAGCGCATCGCCCTGGCTCGCGCATTGGCGGTGGAGCCCAAGGTGTTGCTGCTGGACGAGCCCTTCGGTGCCCTTGACGCCAAGGTCCGCAAGGAACTGCGCCGCTGGCTGGCGCGCCTGCACGAGGACATCAACCTGACCTCGGTGTTCGTGACCCACGACCAGGAAGAAGCCATGGAAGTCGCCGACCGGATCGTGGTGATGAACAAGGGCGTGATCGAGCAGATTGGCTCACCGGGCGACGTTTACGAGAACCCGGCCAGCGACTTTGTCTATCACTTCCTCGGCGACTCGAACCGCCTGCACTTGGGTGAGGATCGGCACGTGCTGTTCCGTCCCCATGAAGTCTCGCTGTCGCGTTCGGAACTGGAAGACCACCATGCCGCCGAAGTGCGCGACATCCGGCCGCTGGGCGCCACCACCCGGGTGACCCTGAAGGTGGAAGGCCAGAGTGAGCTGATCGAAGCTGAAGTGGTGAAGGATCACGACAGCCTGGTGGGCCTGGCGAAGGGCGAGACGCTGTTCTTCAAGCCCAAGGTCTGGCAGAAGGTCGCCAACCTTTAG
- the cysW gene encoding sulfate ABC transporter permease subunit CysW yields the protein MSQSSISAASTNAARRGSATSRRILIGLGWLIFALFLLLPLFIVVSQGLKSGLGAFFTAIFEPDALSALKLTVIAVLISVPLNLVFGVSAAWCVSKYSFRGKSMLVTLIDLPFSVSPVIAGLVYVLMFGAQGLFGPWLSDHDIQIVFALPGIVLATIFVTVPFVARELIPLMQEQGTQEEEAARLLGANGWQMFWHITVPNIKWGLIYGVVLCTARAMGEFGAVSVVSGHIRGVTNTLPLHVEILYNEYNHVAAFAVASLLLILALLILLLKQWSENRINRLRASAAEE from the coding sequence ATGTCCCAATCGTCTATTTCCGCAGCCTCCACCAACGCTGCCCGTCGTGGCAGTGCGACGTCGCGGCGAATCCTGATCGGCCTTGGCTGGCTGATTTTTGCGCTGTTTTTATTGCTGCCGCTGTTCATCGTGGTGTCCCAGGGGCTGAAGTCAGGCCTGGGGGCATTCTTTACCGCGATCTTCGAACCCGACGCATTGTCGGCGCTGAAGCTCACGGTGATCGCCGTGCTGATCTCGGTGCCGCTGAACCTGGTGTTCGGCGTCAGTGCCGCGTGGTGCGTGAGCAAGTATTCATTCCGTGGCAAGAGCATGCTGGTGACGCTGATCGACTTGCCGTTTTCGGTGTCGCCGGTGATCGCGGGCCTGGTGTATGTGCTGATGTTTGGCGCCCAGGGCCTGTTCGGGCCGTGGCTGTCGGATCACGACATCCAGATTGTGTTTGCGCTGCCGGGGATCGTGCTGGCGACGATTTTTGTCACCGTGCCGTTCGTGGCCCGGGAGCTGATCCCGCTGATGCAGGAGCAGGGCACCCAGGAAGAGGAAGCCGCGCGCCTGCTGGGCGCCAATGGCTGGCAGATGTTCTGGCACATCACCGTGCCGAACATCAAGTGGGGCCTGATCTATGGCGTGGTGCTGTGTACCGCCCGGGCCATGGGCGAGTTCGGCGCGGTGTCGGTGGTGTCCGGGCACATTCGCGGGGTGACCAACACCCTGCCGCTGCACGTCGAGATCCTCTACAACGAATACAACCACGTGGCCGCGTTCGCTGTGGCGAGCCTGTTGCTGATCCTGGCGCTCTTGATCCTGCTGCTCAAGCAGTGGAGCGAAAACCGAATCAACCGCCTGCGCGCCAGCGCCGCGGAGGAATAA